In Bacillus sp. S3, the sequence AGGGGTTTATAGCGACAATGAAATTAATAAATCGAAAGCTGTAAATCAAGCAGTAAAAAAGGCTACGAAAGATATTCTTGTAATTGCAGATGCGGATATTGTTTATGATCCTAAAATTATTTTAAAATCTATAGAACTACTTAAAGAAGCGGCATGGGTCGTTCCTTTTACAGAAATATATGATGTTCCCAAAGAGGCAACAAAATATCTGATTAGCAAACAACCAAGCTGGCCGCTAAGAGTAGGAGTAGAAGAATGCAATAAAGCTAATTGGATCTATAAAGGATTCGCTGGAAAACTAAATGTCATTCCGCGAGCGAATTTCGAAGCGGTAGGTGGTTTTGATGAGCGTTTTATTGGCTGGGGTGGAGAAGATGATGCCTTTTCACATGCCGTTAATACTATTTGCGGAAAATTCGTTAATATTGAAGCTAAAGTGTTTCATTTATGGCACCCAACTGCTTACACGGATTCAAACCTAAATAATCAGAAGCTGCTAAATCGGTATTTATCTGCAAGTGGCAACAAGTATGACATGTTAAAAATAATCATGGAACGTAAGGACTTTTTTGTGACGAAAAAATCCCTCTACTCTGAAAAGTTAAGTAGGATTACGAATTCCTCTCAAAGTAAAATCTGTTTTATGATCCTCGTTCATGAACAGCGGGAGCTTGTGAAGGAATTAATTGATAATGTAAGACACTATTGTCCCAATAGCACGATGGTCTTGTACAATGGCGGGGATGACCCAGCCCTTTGTGATAATTTAGGGGTTCCTGTATGTCCCTCCAGCCGAAAGTTGGAGCGGGGATTCACGACCATTTATTTTCTTGAGACTATGGAATGGCTCGAGGAGATGGGGATGGAGTATGACTATCTAATCAATATTGATTCTGATGCCTTGTTTTTCAGAAAAGGATATGAAGAATTCATTGAGAAACAAATGAGAGATACCGACTATATGGCGGTAAAACTGCGGATTCCTGAAGAAGATTGGTATATTGGGGACGAACTAAAGAAGGACCTATATAGATGGGAGAGGTTATTTAATGTAAACCCCTTCTATGGAATTTTCAATGTTGGCCAAGTTATCAACAAATCGCTTGTAAAATCCTTACTTCACCCTGAAAGAAAGGATAAACTAAAAAGGGCATTGCTTAAAACGATCTCCTTCGGTACAGACGAGATATTTTTTGTTAACATGGCAAGGGAGTTGGGATTCCGTATTAAAAGCTATCCAAACAATATGGACGAAAAGGTGATTCGCTACCGTCCATTCCTTACTTTAGATGAAATAGTCTACTGCCTTAATGAGATTAATAATAGTTGGTTGTGTCATCCGATTGAGCGTGATAAAAGAGATTTGGCTAGAAAATTTATTAAGCATCTTGGAACAGAATATTATAGTAAGCGATATCGTAAAGAAAAATATCCATGGTATGAAGGTAATCAGGATGGGTATATGCCTTCTTTACCTATTACTAGTAGT encodes:
- a CDS encoding galactosyltransferase-related protein, which produces MFENVSIIIPFQTDHGPREEAFEWIKRYYAAVMPDAELCLGVYSDNEINKSKAVNQAVKKATKDILVIADADIVYDPKIILKSIELLKEAAWVVPFTEIYDVPKEATKYLISKQPSWPLRVGVEECNKANWIYKGFAGKLNVIPRANFEAVGGFDERFIGWGGEDDAFSHAVNTICGKFVNIEAKVFHLWHPTAYTDSNLNNQKLLNRYLSASGNKYDMLKIIMERKDFFVTKKSLYSEKLSRITNSSQSKICFMILVHEQRELVKELIDNVRHYCPNSTMVLYNGGDDPALCDNLGVPVCPSSRKLERGFTTIYFLETMEWLEEMGMEYDYLINIDSDALFFRKGYEEFIEKQMRDTDYMAVKLRIPEEDWYIGDELKKDLYRWERLFNVNPFYGIFNVGQVINKSLVKSLLHPERKDKLKRALLKTISFGTDEIFFVNMARELGFRIKSYPNNMDEKVIRYRPFLTLDEIVYCLNEINNSWLCHPIERDKRDLARKFIKHLGTEYYSKRYRKEKYPWYEGNQDGYMPSLPITSSFGNKELIVRSGKNYLSHYWEDQRTGKWFKSETFAKGVIGTPVWNETDSGRFEVVSKLASGGVGLWWRDNNQKEYPWYGPSLIISQDVEPIMLTQLENGSTLLISKYGDRLGYWTNEQ